Proteins from a single region of Labedella gwakjiensis:
- a CDS encoding Na+/H+ antiporter NhaC family protein, producing MTLKPTRRATPAEHASPAPGSTDPTGGAASGPEGTGAGPRLDFRIGIAGAFIAPGIFLAGVVAFFMVFGVFDMNALTASGLAGVLVAGLFARSYSRFWEHIIAGVSSRNSVSLLLILLVVSMVAAMITQSDVAGGFVWLAGQIGIDGGTFAAVTFVLTCVISMSTGTSFGTMFTAFPIFYPAGVLLGADPVLLAGAILSGAIFGDNLAPISDSTIVSASTQRYRRRQGIAEIGGVVRSRAPYALVAAGISAVLFLVFGLVGSGRGASGAIAGADGDPMSLVMVVPVVVLLAVAFWKRDIFLAATVGLLSGIVIGLATGLMSLADVISVGEDGAPGGLLVTGVGDMLPLVGLAIVIFAIVGILQGAGVFDLVVDLVGRSERSATPMRAELTMGIGAAAAAALFAGVNSPSMLMFGPVADKLGAKAQLHPYRRANVMDGFTLGIGAVVPVASVFLLISSQLTQGYGDDVPVLSAFSIFTTSFYPLMLTAVMLVAVLTGWGRRFEGEGGAAVRRRPDGAVDTVTV from the coding sequence ATGACGCTCAAGCCCACCCGACGCGCGACACCCGCGGAGCACGCCTCGCCAGCACCGGGATCCACCGACCCGACCGGGGGTGCAGCGAGTGGCCCCGAGGGCACCGGAGCCGGGCCCCGGCTCGACTTTCGGATCGGGATCGCCGGGGCGTTTATCGCCCCTGGCATCTTCCTTGCCGGGGTGGTCGCCTTCTTCATGGTGTTCGGCGTCTTCGACATGAACGCCCTCACGGCCTCGGGACTCGCCGGCGTCCTCGTCGCCGGTCTGTTCGCGCGATCGTATTCGCGGTTCTGGGAGCACATCATCGCCGGGGTGTCGTCCCGGAACTCGGTCTCGCTCCTGCTCATCCTGCTCGTCGTCAGCATGGTCGCCGCCATGATCACGCAGTCTGACGTGGCCGGTGGCTTCGTGTGGCTCGCGGGGCAGATCGGGATCGACGGCGGGACGTTCGCCGCGGTGACCTTCGTCCTCACGTGCGTCATCTCGATGTCCACGGGCACCTCGTTCGGCACGATGTTCACGGCCTTCCCGATCTTCTACCCTGCGGGTGTCCTGCTCGGCGCCGACCCGGTCCTCCTGGCCGGTGCGATCCTCTCCGGAGCGATCTTCGGCGACAATCTCGCTCCCATCTCCGACTCCACGATCGTCTCGGCGTCCACACAGCGCTACCGCCGCCGCCAGGGCATCGCCGAGATCGGCGGCGTCGTCCGCTCGCGAGCGCCCTACGCACTCGTGGCGGCCGGAATCAGCGCCGTGCTCTTCCTCGTCTTCGGACTCGTCGGCTCGGGCCGCGGCGCTTCGGGGGCGATCGCCGGCGCGGACGGCGACCCGATGAGCCTCGTCATGGTCGTTCCCGTGGTCGTCCTCCTCGCCGTCGCGTTCTGGAAGCGCGACATCTTCCTCGCCGCGACCGTCGGACTCCTCTCGGGCATCGTCATCGGACTCGCGACGGGGCTCATGAGCCTGGCCGACGTGATCTCGGTGGGAGAGGACGGCGCCCCGGGAGGCCTTCTCGTCACCGGTGTCGGCGACATGCTCCCGCTCGTCGGTCTCGCGATCGTGATCTTCGCGATCGTCGGCATCCTCCAGGGTGCCGGGGTGTTCGACCTCGTCGTCGATCTGGTCGGACGCTCGGAGCGGTCGGCCACTCCCATGCGGGCCGAGCTGACGATGGGCATCGGTGCGGCCGCTGCCGCGGCGCTGTTCGCCGGCGTCAACAGTCCGTCGATGCTCATGTTCGGACCCGTCGCCGACAAGCTCGGAGCCAAGGCTCAGCTCCACCCGTACCGCCGGGCAAACGTCATGGACGGCTTCACGCTCGGCATCGGCGCCGTCGTCCCGGTGGCGAGCGTCTTCCTCCTCATCTCGAGCCAGTTGACGCAGGGCTACGGCGACGATGTACCGGTGCTCTCGGCATTCTCCATCTTCACCACGTCGTTCTACCCGCTCATGCTCACCGCGGTGATGCTCGTGGCCGTGCTGACGGGCTGGGGTCGTCGGTTTGAAGGGGAGGGCGGGGCCGCGGTGCGTCGTCGCCCCGACGGCGCAGTGGATACCGTCACGGTCTAG
- a CDS encoding alpha/beta hydrolase, whose protein sequence is MTVHPNLLPELAAVAGAADIDIADLASARRVTDDASRRAIEALSYEGVDVTDIVAPGLGDDPDVPIRFLRPTGRGGTLPVLLAIHGGGFVLGRAQEFEYFCLEVVRELGIAVANVDYRLAPETPFPGPLDDCYAALLHVSSSAGELGIDPGLLAVAGSSAGGGLAAGIVLRARDEGGPPIAYQLLLSPAVDDRAGTGSTAELVWRYYLGPSYAGRTDPGVSAYAAPARATDLSGLPPTYIAAMEIDPVRNQDIEFAVRLLDAGVSVELHSHPGTFHGSFEFAPAAPSSARIRDGMLGGLARALGLAPRPG, encoded by the coding sequence ATGACGGTGCATCCGAACCTCCTCCCCGAGTTGGCAGCCGTCGCCGGCGCAGCGGACATCGACATCGCGGACCTCGCCAGCGCTCGTCGCGTGACGGACGACGCATCTCGTCGGGCGATCGAAGCGCTCTCCTACGAAGGGGTCGACGTGACCGACATCGTGGCGCCCGGACTCGGAGACGACCCGGACGTGCCGATTCGCTTCCTGCGGCCGACGGGGCGCGGCGGCACCCTCCCCGTGCTCCTCGCGATCCACGGCGGCGGCTTCGTCCTCGGTCGAGCGCAGGAGTTCGAGTACTTCTGCCTCGAGGTCGTGCGCGAGCTCGGCATCGCTGTCGCGAACGTCGACTATCGCCTCGCGCCCGAGACCCCGTTCCCCGGTCCTCTCGACGATTGCTACGCGGCACTCCTCCACGTGAGCTCGAGTGCCGGGGAGCTCGGCATCGATCCGGGGCTGCTCGCCGTGGCGGGATCGAGCGCCGGCGGAGGTCTCGCTGCGGGTATCGTCCTCCGGGCTCGCGATGAGGGCGGACCGCCGATCGCGTACCAACTGCTCCTGAGCCCGGCGGTCGACGACCGCGCAGGCACCGGCAGTACCGCTGAGCTCGTCTGGCGCTACTACCTCGGACCGAGCTATGCGGGGCGGACGGATCCGGGTGTCTCGGCGTATGCCGCACCGGCGAGAGCGACCGATCTCTCGGGGCTCCCTCCCACGTACATCGCCGCCATGGAGATCGATCCGGTGCGCAACCAGGACATCGAGTTCGCCGTCCGGTTGCTGGATGCGGGCGTCAGCGTCGAGCTGCACTCCCATCCCGGGACTTTCCACGGCTCGTTCGAATTCGCCCCAGCGGCTCCGAGCAGCGCGCGCATCCGCGACGGGATGCTCGGCGGCCTCGCCCGGGCACTCGGTCTGGCCCCTCGGCCGGGGTGA
- a CDS encoding Lrp/AsnC family transcriptional regulator, which produces MDAIDRAIIDQLRRDCRQSNLELAAAVGLTPSPCLRRVRRLEEEGVITGYHADFAPSAVDRGFEVLVSIELADQSPDTTTRFESELTSHREVVEARRMFGSPDFEVVVATRDLAAYETFMRRSLLTLPGLGRLVSRFPMVVIKADSPSRARAI; this is translated from the coding sequence GTGGACGCCATCGATCGCGCAATCATCGATCAACTGCGACGGGACTGCCGCCAGTCGAATCTCGAGCTGGCGGCCGCCGTCGGGCTGACGCCGTCGCCGTGCCTGCGGCGCGTCAGACGCCTCGAGGAGGAAGGCGTGATCACCGGCTACCACGCCGACTTCGCGCCATCGGCCGTGGATCGCGGGTTCGAGGTCCTCGTGAGCATCGAGCTCGCCGACCAGTCTCCCGACACGACCACACGCTTCGAATCGGAGCTGACGTCTCACCGGGAGGTCGTCGAGGCGCGTCGGATGTTCGGCTCCCCGGATTTCGAGGTGGTCGTGGCGACGAGGGATCTCGCCGCCTACGAGACCTTCATGCGGCGGAGTCTCCTGACCCTGCCGGGCCTCGGCCGGCTCGTCTCCCGATTCCCCATGGTGGTCATCAAAGCGGATTCGCCGTCCCGAGCACGTGCGATCTGA
- a CDS encoding aspartate aminotransferase family protein, with protein sequence MTTIADERPTVHTARSTDAFWDTARRHLIRYGPAGFIPSIIDRAEGSYLYDESGRAILDFTSGQMSSLLGHAHPAVVETVSRSIATLDHLFSGMLSRPVVDLAEALSDTLPAQLSKTMILSTGGESNEAAIKMAKLFTQKHEIVSFDQSYHGSTHAAGAATYSLSRAGYGPLAPGNLIIPTPNSYRSVFRNTDGTHDWRAELDFGFAMVDRQSVGSLAAFIAEPILGTGGLIPPPDGYFAALRAKCDERGMLLIIDEAQTGMCRTGDWYAFQHQGVVPDILTLSKTLGAGLPVSAVVTSAEIEAVCSERRFMFTTTHVSDPLAAAVGLTVVRTLVEGEYDAVARRMGDRLRRGLLELQTRHDRIGDVRGRGLFQGVELVMDRETKEPADDFGTAVTAACFERGLHLNIAQMPGVNSILRIAPPLTIAEADLDTGLTILDEALTDARKHS encoded by the coding sequence ATGACGACAATCGCCGACGAGCGACCGACCGTACACACCGCACGGTCGACGGACGCGTTCTGGGACACCGCGCGTCGCCACCTCATCCGCTATGGCCCTGCCGGGTTCATCCCGTCGATCATCGATCGCGCCGAGGGCTCCTACCTCTATGACGAGAGCGGTCGCGCGATCCTCGACTTCACGTCGGGCCAGATGAGCTCACTCCTCGGGCACGCCCACCCGGCGGTCGTCGAGACGGTGTCGCGCTCCATCGCGACGCTCGACCACCTCTTCAGCGGGATGCTCAGCCGGCCCGTCGTCGATCTGGCGGAAGCTCTCTCCGACACGCTTCCGGCGCAGCTCAGCAAGACCATGATCCTCAGCACCGGCGGTGAATCCAACGAGGCGGCCATCAAGATGGCCAAGCTCTTCACGCAGAAGCACGAGATCGTCTCGTTCGACCAGTCGTATCACGGGTCGACGCATGCGGCCGGCGCCGCCACCTACAGTCTGTCGAGGGCAGGCTACGGACCCCTCGCACCCGGCAACCTCATCATCCCGACACCCAACTCGTACCGTTCGGTGTTCCGCAACACCGACGGGACCCACGACTGGCGGGCGGAGCTGGACTTCGGGTTCGCGATGGTGGACCGTCAGTCCGTCGGCAGTCTCGCCGCCTTCATCGCCGAGCCGATCCTCGGCACGGGCGGTCTGATCCCGCCGCCCGACGGGTACTTCGCCGCCCTCCGCGCGAAGTGCGACGAGCGCGGCATGCTCCTCATCATCGACGAGGCGCAGACCGGGATGTGCCGGACGGGCGACTGGTACGCGTTCCAGCACCAGGGCGTCGTGCCGGACATCCTCACGCTCTCGAAGACCCTCGGAGCCGGGCTGCCGGTGTCGGCGGTGGTGACGTCCGCGGAGATCGAGGCCGTGTGCAGCGAGCGCCGGTTCATGTTCACGACCACACACGTGTCGGATCCACTCGCCGCCGCCGTGGGCCTCACGGTCGTCCGCACCCTCGTCGAGGGGGAGTACGACGCGGTCGCTCGCAGGATGGGGGACCGCCTGCGCCGAGGACTCCTCGAGCTCCAGACGCGGCACGACCGGATCGGGGATGTGCGGGGCCGCGGGCTGTTCCAGGGCGTCGAGCTCGTGATGGATCGTGAGACGAAGGAACCCGCCGACGATTTCGGCACCGCCGTGACGGCCGCATGCTTCGAGCGGGGGCTGCACCTCAACATCGCTCAGATGCCGGGGGTCAACAGCATCCTGCGGATCGCCCCGCCCCTGACGATCGCCGAGGCGGACCTCGACACCGGTCTCACGATCCTGGACGAGGCGCTCACCGACGCGCGGAAGCACTCCTGA
- a CDS encoding GTP-binding protein, producing MGASESDMQRIGSRGGVAVTLVSSSDMDTANLVAASFAGVHPAAPGRRIETDHEDSGDFALHLAEGLCERADAGLRGESVIVLEPAADVMEIALVCEFVLTRRDPHQTPVVIREVIAVSSIREILDRFLDRVGGPNETAVDDSAGRLAERLEFASTVVLTDLDDSPGHARAALAVELVRRLNPQALLIGVDRVRSLRRVPLRRTETRAHRIGANMGWQLALAPDAAPPTGLIGATIFRDPRPFHPERLAKAVASDLSPDRIGTILRSKGLIRLASRPDSVGSWSSAGDLLSIDPTGMPSWDADSPVGQEIVFFGHRLDADRLTEALGDCLLTADELIAGPSAWKTYADPFPAWGADHSH from the coding sequence ATGGGAGCTTCGGAGAGCGACATGCAGCGCATCGGTTCGCGAGGGGGCGTCGCGGTCACCCTCGTGAGCTCGTCCGACATGGACACGGCGAACCTCGTCGCCGCGAGCTTCGCCGGAGTCCACCCGGCCGCGCCCGGCCGTCGCATCGAGACGGACCACGAGGACAGCGGCGATTTCGCTCTCCATCTCGCGGAGGGGCTGTGCGAACGAGCGGACGCCGGTCTGCGCGGGGAGTCGGTGATCGTGCTCGAACCGGCCGCCGACGTCATGGAGATCGCGCTCGTGTGCGAGTTCGTGCTCACACGACGCGACCCGCACCAGACGCCGGTCGTGATCCGCGAGGTGATCGCCGTCTCCTCCATCCGGGAGATCCTCGACCGATTCCTCGACCGTGTGGGGGGACCGAACGAGACAGCCGTCGACGACTCGGCGGGACGGCTCGCCGAGCGACTCGAGTTCGCGTCGACCGTCGTGCTGACGGATCTCGACGACAGCCCGGGGCACGCTCGCGCCGCCCTCGCGGTCGAACTCGTCCGGCGCCTGAATCCGCAGGCCCTCCTGATCGGTGTCGACCGTGTGCGGTCGCTGCGTCGTGTCCCGCTCAGGCGGACCGAGACACGTGCCCATCGGATCGGAGCGAACATGGGCTGGCAACTCGCCCTCGCTCCTGACGCGGCACCGCCGACCGGGCTCATCGGTGCGACCATCTTCCGGGACCCGCGTCCCTTCCATCCAGAACGGTTGGCGAAGGCCGTCGCCTCCGACCTGAGCCCCGACCGCATCGGCACGATCCTCCGGTCCAAGGGGCTGATACGGCTCGCGAGCCGCCCAGACAGCGTGGGATCGTGGTCGAGTGCCGGTGACCTCCTGAGCATCGATCCCACGGGCATGCCGAGCTGGGACGCCGACTCTCCCGTGGGTCAGGAGATCGTGTTCTTCGGTCACCGGCTCGACGCGGATCGTCTCACCGAGGCACTCGGGGACTGCCTCCTCACGGCCGACGAACTCATCGCGGGACCGTCGGCGTGGAAGACCTACGCCGACCCGTTCCCTGCGTGGGGTGCTGACCACTCCCACTGA
- the ykgO gene encoding type B 50S ribosomal protein L36, with translation MKVRNSISSLKKMPGAQVVRRRGRIFVINKLNPRFKARQG, from the coding sequence GTGAAGGTCCGCAACTCGATCTCGTCGCTCAAGAAGATGCCGGGAGCGCAGGTGGTCCGCCGTCGCGGTCGCATCTTCGTCATCAACAAGCTCAACCCTCGTTTCAAGGCGCGCCAGGGCTAG
- a CDS encoding chemotaxis protein CheY → MPKRVDRLISTLLTEQPDTHVVFNNAITPDSYVLNALGDTNVLYVHSSHKPAVVEHSTWRQSQSDSDELHFLARRG, encoded by the coding sequence ATGCCCAAACGCGTCGACCGCCTCATCTCCACCCTGCTCACCGAGCAGCCCGACACCCACGTCGTCTTCAACAACGCGATCACACCCGACAGCTACGTGCTCAACGCCCTCGGCGACACGAACGTGCTCTACGTGCACTCGTCGCACAAGCCGGCGGTCGTCGAGCACTCGACGTGGCGGCAGAGCCAATCCGACTCCGACGAGCTGCACTTCCTCGCACGGCGGGGGTGA
- a CDS encoding DUF4041 domain-containing protein, whose product MSPVANWYPDPHNAAFVRYWDGHQWTQHVAPRQGAQPQPQPQPQSQPQPAGTLAAHPAPAQHQQHQPRAVAPQAAQPEPAQPVRAQPQRQEQRVPTFGAKKFAEQLQEENAYLRSIVDRYGLDDTVEAERRKAELRGHLDNTQREVAAASGQIANARAELARLAEQIVGARNTIDLQELGIFDYEHPAESSTVLATQLEALRAQIKQTVRDGGATSATTQFTFNNSVAKGKKFVSDMSKLLLRAYNAEAENCIKSVRAGNLATAQKRLSTVVDQIARQGTMIDLHITPHYHGLRLHELELAARHLQTVQREKELERERREELREQKKAELELAREQEKLNKEKSHYLSTIAVLQANGDEAGVARLNAQLADVERALADVDYRAANIRAGHVYVISNVGAFGRDMVKIGMTRRLEPMDRVTELGDASVPFRFDVHALFFAQDAVSVEAALHRRFADRRVNKVNLRREFFRVTPDEVLEAIRDEQIEIVEFTVDVAGEEYLASVTTGTAAPVPSAG is encoded by the coding sequence GTGTCACCCGTCGCAAATTGGTATCCCGATCCGCACAACGCAGCATTCGTCCGGTACTGGGATGGACATCAGTGGACCCAACACGTCGCGCCGCGACAGGGTGCGCAGCCGCAGCCGCAGCCGCAGCCGCAGTCGCAGCCGCAGCCGGCCGGCACGCTTGCCGCTCATCCCGCGCCCGCACAGCATCAACAACACCAGCCGCGGGCGGTGGCTCCGCAGGCCGCGCAACCGGAACCCGCTCAGCCCGTACGCGCCCAACCACAGCGCCAGGAGCAACGCGTTCCGACGTTCGGCGCGAAGAAATTCGCGGAGCAGCTGCAGGAAGAGAACGCCTACCTGCGCTCGATCGTCGATCGCTATGGTCTCGACGACACCGTCGAGGCGGAGCGGCGCAAGGCCGAACTTCGAGGGCACCTCGACAACACCCAGAGAGAGGTCGCCGCCGCGTCCGGCCAGATCGCCAATGCCCGCGCAGAGCTCGCGCGACTGGCCGAGCAGATCGTCGGCGCTCGCAACACCATCGATCTTCAAGAGCTCGGCATCTTCGACTACGAGCACCCCGCCGAGTCGTCCACGGTGCTCGCGACGCAACTCGAAGCGCTACGAGCACAGATCAAGCAGACGGTCCGCGATGGAGGCGCCACGAGCGCGACGACCCAGTTCACATTCAACAACTCGGTCGCGAAAGGCAAGAAGTTCGTCAGCGACATGTCGAAGCTCCTGCTCCGCGCGTACAACGCTGAGGCGGAGAACTGCATCAAGTCGGTGCGAGCAGGCAATCTCGCCACGGCGCAGAAGCGGCTCTCGACGGTCGTCGACCAGATCGCGCGTCAGGGGACGATGATCGATCTGCACATCACGCCCCACTACCACGGGCTCCGTCTCCACGAACTCGAGCTGGCTGCGCGCCACCTGCAGACGGTGCAGCGGGAGAAGGAGCTCGAACGCGAACGACGCGAGGAGCTGAGGGAACAGAAGAAAGCCGAGCTGGAGCTCGCCCGCGAGCAGGAGAAGCTCAACAAGGAGAAGTCGCACTACCTTTCCACGATCGCGGTTCTACAAGCCAACGGAGACGAAGCCGGGGTCGCTCGCCTGAACGCGCAACTCGCCGACGTCGAACGAGCGCTCGCCGACGTCGACTACCGAGCGGCGAACATCCGCGCCGGGCACGTTTACGTGATCTCGAACGTGGGTGCATTCGGTCGAGACATGGTCAAGATCGGAATGACCCGCCGTCTCGAGCCCATGGATCGTGTGACCGAGTTGGGCGATGCGTCGGTGCCGTTCCGATTCGACGTCCATGCGCTCTTCTTCGCGCAGGATGCGGTCAGCGTGGAAGCCGCCCTCCATCGACGGTTCGCCGACCGTCGGGTCAATAAGGTCAACCTCCGTCGCGAGTTCTTCCGAGTGACACCGGATGAGGTCCTCGAGGCGATCCGGGACGAGCAGATCGAGATCGTCGAGTTCACGGTCGACGTTGCGGGCGAGGAGTATCTCGCGAGCGTCACGACTGGGACGGCAGCACCCGTTCCCTCTGCCGGCTAG
- the radA gene encoding DNA repair protein RadA: MPKNSSAFQCSECGWQAAKWAGRCPECQQWGTVVEAGTASGIVTRIRPSVVADDRVARRITDIGTVDVERWSCGISEFDRVLGGGVVPGAAVLLSGEPGVGKSTLLLEVAARAAREGRRVLYVSAEESVGQVRLRAQRTNALSDNLYLAAETDLATVLGQVEAVSPDLLIVDSVQTVASATIDGLAGQPSQVREVASALMRLAKERNLPLVLVGHVTKDGSIAGPRVLEHLVDVVCHFEGDRHTALRFIRALKNRFGPTDEVGCFEMTGDGIAQVADPSKLFLSRTGPVSGTCITVSMEGKRAIPVEIQALVIKTSAPNPRRVVNGVDASRVAMLLAVLERRCSVKLSEHDVYVSTVGGVRLTEPAADLAIAIAIASAASTAEWPIPETLAAYGEISLAGEVRPVTAAPHRASEARRLGYRTLVDSSVGSLRTALNLARSSAGPVVAPEF; encoded by the coding sequence ATGCCCAAGAACTCGAGTGCCTTCCAGTGCAGCGAATGCGGTTGGCAGGCGGCCAAATGGGCTGGCCGGTGCCCCGAATGCCAGCAGTGGGGCACCGTCGTCGAGGCAGGAACGGCGTCGGGTATCGTCACGCGCATCCGCCCCTCCGTCGTCGCGGACGACCGCGTTGCGCGGCGCATCACCGACATCGGAACGGTCGACGTGGAGCGCTGGTCGTGCGGCATCAGCGAGTTCGACCGCGTGCTCGGCGGCGGCGTCGTGCCAGGCGCGGCCGTGCTGCTCTCGGGCGAGCCTGGCGTGGGCAAGTCCACTCTCCTTCTGGAGGTCGCAGCCCGAGCGGCCCGCGAGGGTCGACGCGTCCTCTATGTGAGCGCAGAGGAATCCGTCGGGCAGGTGCGTCTGCGCGCCCAGCGCACCAACGCCCTGAGCGACAACCTCTACCTCGCGGCGGAGACCGACCTCGCCACGGTCCTCGGCCAGGTGGAGGCGGTCTCTCCCGACCTCCTCATCGTCGACTCCGTCCAGACCGTCGCGAGCGCCACGATCGACGGGCTCGCCGGACAGCCCAGCCAGGTCCGCGAGGTGGCGTCTGCGCTCATGCGTCTCGCGAAGGAACGCAACCTCCCCCTCGTGCTCGTCGGCCACGTCACGAAGGACGGCTCCATCGCAGGCCCCCGAGTGCTCGAGCACCTCGTCGACGTGGTGTGCCACTTCGAGGGCGACCGCCACACGGCGCTCCGCTTCATCCGCGCCCTCAAGAACCGCTTCGGCCCCACCGACGAGGTCGGCTGCTTCGAGATGACGGGCGACGGCATCGCGCAGGTCGCCGATCCGAGCAAGCTCTTCCTCAGCCGTACGGGACCAGTGTCCGGCACATGCATCACCGTCTCGATGGAGGGCAAACGCGCCATCCCCGTCGAGATCCAGGCCCTCGTCATCAAGACGTCAGCACCCAACCCTCGTCGCGTGGTGAACGGCGTCGACGCCTCACGCGTCGCCATGCTCCTCGCGGTGCTCGAACGCCGCTGCTCCGTGAAGCTCTCCGAGCACGACGTCTACGTCTCCACCGTGGGAGGGGTGCGGCTCACGGAGCCCGCGGCCGACCTCGCCATCGCCATCGCGATCGCCTCCGCTGCCTCCACGGCCGAGTGGCCCATTCCGGAGACGCTCGCCGCCTACGGGGAGATCTCCCTCGCCGGCGAGGTGAGGCCCGTCACCGCCGCACCGCACCGCGCCTCGGAGGCACGACGCCTCGGCTATCGGACGCTCGTCGACTCCTCGGTCGGATCGCTGCGCACCGCGCTCAACCTGGCCCGGTCCTCCGCCGGCCCCGTCGTCGCGCCCGAGTTCTGA
- a CDS encoding GTP pyrophosphokinase, which translates to MDPASIAEAKRLRTEFTRFMMQYQFAIDEVLTKISILQDEFTHLHSYNPIEHVNSRVKSPESIIDKVARKGCDPSFEAIRSTITDIAGVRITCSFIADTYRVLEMLTAQSDITVREIKDYIAEPKANGYKSLHAIIEIPVFMSNGVVPVLVELQIRTIAMDFWASLEHKIYYKYSGEVPGHLVSTLTGTAQIASELDRRMEHLHAEVRALDSETDPWGDDSPTAPEPPLPEAIVTQLQELRRRGGTQQV; encoded by the coding sequence ATCGATCCCGCCTCCATCGCGGAGGCGAAGCGGCTCCGCACCGAGTTCACGCGCTTCATGATGCAGTACCAGTTCGCGATCGACGAGGTGCTCACGAAGATCTCGATCCTGCAGGACGAGTTCACCCACCTGCATTCCTACAACCCGATCGAGCACGTGAACTCGCGCGTGAAGAGCCCCGAGAGCATCATCGACAAGGTGGCGCGCAAGGGCTGCGACCCGTCGTTCGAGGCGATCCGGTCGACCATCACCGACATCGCCGGCGTGCGCATCACGTGCAGCTTCATCGCCGACACCTACCGGGTGCTCGAGATGCTCACGGCGCAGAGCGACATCACCGTCCGTGAGATCAAGGACTACATCGCCGAGCCGAAGGCCAACGGCTACAAGAGCCTGCACGCCATCATCGAGATCCCCGTCTTCATGTCGAACGGTGTGGTGCCGGTGCTCGTCGAGCTACAGATCCGCACGATCGCGATGGACTTCTGGGCGAGCCTCGAGCACAAGATCTACTACAAGTACAGCGGAGAGGTGCCCGGCCACCTCGTCTCCACCCTCACGGGGACCGCGCAGATCGCCTCGGAGCTCGACCGTCGGATGGAGCACCTGCACGCCGAGGTGCGTGCGCTCGACTCGGAGACCGACCCGTGGGGAGACGACTCCCCCACCGCTCCGGAGCCGCCCCTGCCTGAGGCCATCGTGACGCAGCTGCAGGAACTGCGCCGCCGCGGCGGCACCCAGCAGGTCTAG
- a CDS encoding dehydrogenase yields the protein MAKKKKPDFSSPVLAEALEKQDMAAVAFALRHHPVVVPLASAIDRDKPTATPDVWMYRQPETARLALLLFSNATNKPAALPPFVGLYDGEWLAAFLRTYGDDIETVFFDIAGPHAMQATPDELLRVLALEGGAEPATSAE from the coding sequence ATGGCGAAGAAGAAGAAGCCCGATTTCTCGTCCCCGGTCCTCGCCGAGGCGCTCGAGAAGCAGGACATGGCGGCCGTCGCGTTCGCGCTGCGGCATCACCCCGTGGTCGTGCCTCTTGCGTCCGCCATCGACCGCGACAAGCCCACGGCGACCCCTGACGTGTGGATGTACCGGCAGCCCGAGACGGCCCGTCTCGCGCTCCTGCTGTTCTCGAACGCGACGAACAAGCCGGCGGCGCTGCCCCCGTTCGTCGGGCTGTACGACGGCGAGTGGCTCGCCGCGTTCCTGCGCACCTACGGCGACGACATCGAGACGGTGTTCTTCGACATCGCCGGCCCGCATGCGATGCAGGCGACGCCGGACGAGCTGCTCCGTGTGCTCGCCCTCGAGGGCGGCGCGGAACCGGCGACGAGCGCGGAATAG
- the msrB gene encoding peptide-methionine (R)-S-oxide reductase MsrB, giving the protein MAQEYRKTPEALARLTPTQYRVTQEEGTEPAFRNQYWDAHDEGLYVDVVSGQPLFSSRDKYDSRSGWPSFTRPIAQDAVTEKVDRQLFMKRVEIRSSGADSHLGHVFDDGPREAGGLRYCMNSAALRFVPVDELDAQGYGEYRSLFETTGTPESSQKEDAS; this is encoded by the coding sequence GTGGCACAGGAGTACCGCAAGACGCCAGAGGCGCTCGCCCGCCTCACACCCACCCAGTACCGGGTGACGCAGGAGGAGGGCACGGAGCCCGCCTTCCGCAACCAGTACTGGGACGCGCACGATGAGGGACTGTACGTCGACGTCGTGTCCGGCCAGCCGCTCTTCAGCTCGCGCGACAAGTACGACAGCCGCTCGGGATGGCCGAGCTTCACACGCCCCATCGCGCAGGACGCCGTCACCGAGAAGGTCGACCGGCAGCTGTTCATGAAGCGGGTCGAGATCCGCTCGTCGGGAGCCGACAGCCACCTGGGCCACGTCTTCGACGACGGCCCCCGCGAGGCTGGAGGCCTGCGCTACTGCATGAACTCCGCCGCGCTGCGTTTCGTCCCCGTCGACGAGCTCGACGCACAGGGATACGGTGAGTATCGCTCGCTGTTCGAGACCACGGGGACGCCTGAGTCGTCCCAGAAGGAGGACGCATCATGA